From [Chlorobium] sp. 445, one genomic window encodes:
- a CDS encoding 50S ribosomal protein L11 methyltransferase, producing MEKKAYVEISLSIGAEYFDVAIALLSQIGYEAFWEDGDTLRAYMSAAMWNAARECATQAALTEALGRSVAMHVTFLEERNWNAEWEKTLVPIEVSSRIVIVQSGKTVPNLEGRLTLEINPKMSFGTGYHETTRLMIRTLEMTMQPTDFVLDIGTGTGVLAIAARKLGNRNPILALDNDEWSVKKRFGKHCSKPMRRHRGRAT from the coding sequence ATGGAAAAAAAAGCCTATGTAGAAATCTCCCTGTCCATCGGCGCAGAATACTTCGATGTGGCTATTGCGCTGCTAAGTCAGATTGGCTATGAGGCATTCTGGGAAGATGGCGATACACTCCGAGCCTATATGTCAGCAGCCATGTGGAACGCTGCGCGAGAATGTGCCACGCAGGCGGCTTTAACCGAAGCGTTAGGAAGGTCAGTTGCTATGCATGTTACCTTTCTTGAGGAGCGCAATTGGAATGCCGAATGGGAAAAAACACTTGTCCCAATAGAGGTCTCCTCACGCATTGTGATTGTGCAGTCTGGAAAAACTGTACCTAACCTTGAGGGTCGCCTCACACTTGAGATTAACCCGAAGATGTCTTTTGGAACAGGTTACCATGAAACCACACGCCTGATGATTCGCACGCTTGAGATGACAATGCAGCCGACGGACTTTGTGCTTGATATCGGCACGGGTACAGGTGTGCTGGCAATAGCTGCACGCAAATTGGGCAACCGCAATCCGATTCTTGCACTCGACAATGATGAATGGTCGGTAAAAAAACGCTTTGGAAAACATTGCAGCAAACCAATGCGAAGACATAGAGGTCGAGCAACTTGA
- the rsfS gene encoding ribosome silencing factor translates to MTRASSQSKRTSSTAKTSSKTRAQGSKTGSRAKTAHLELQPSPAVVEISESERLARRIAEFALSKKGYDITLLDVHTLSDSIDFFVICSADSDRQVKAITDAIYDGLLEEGQKPAHREIREQTWMVLDYITVIVHVFLKERRAFYGLEKLWGDARFIYINSEKDLIPTA, encoded by the coding sequence ATGACTCGCGCTTCATCTCAATCAAAGCGTACGTCATCAACTGCGAAAACATCGAGCAAAACACGTGCGCAAGGTAGTAAAACTGGCTCGCGTGCTAAGACGGCGCACCTTGAGTTGCAACCTTCGCCTGCCGTTGTTGAAATCAGTGAATCAGAACGCTTGGCGCGGCGCATCGCTGAATTTGCCCTCAGCAAAAAGGGCTACGACATTACGCTCCTCGATGTGCACACACTCTCCGATTCTATAGACTTTTTTGTGATTTGCTCAGCAGATTCAGATCGACAAGTGAAAGCGATTACCGATGCCATTTACGACGGCTTGCTTGAAGAGGGTCAAAAACCTGCACACCGTGAAATTCGCGAACAGACTTGGATGGTACTCGATTACATTACAGTCATTGTGCATGTCTTTCTCAAAGAGCGACGCGCCTTTTACGGTCTTGAAAAACTCTGGGGTGATGCACGCTTTATCTACATCAACAGCGAAAAAGACCTAATCCCCACAGCTTAG
- a CDS encoding histone deacetylase — translation MEKYRLIRLALLREGVVRDSELLEPPLATHDQLLLAHSPDYVDAICSGSASPDVIRRIGFPWSEGLVLRSLATVGGALAAAEAALQDGVSGNLAGGTHHALRNSGEGYCVFNDLAVVALWLLGRKQVRRVAIIDLDVHQGNGNSEILGGHEDVFIFSMHGAKNYPFRKVPSTLDVALPDHTSDAEFLDALALHLPKVFDFQPDIVLYQAGVDPLKEDALGRLALTHQGLMERDRMVLTACKRLGIPVSLALGGGYAKPIELTVEAHVGTYKVVREIF, via the coding sequence ATGGAAAAATATCGCTTGATTCGTTTGGCACTTTTGCGTGAGGGTGTGGTGCGCGATTCAGAACTCTTGGAACCTCCGCTTGCCACTCACGACCAACTGCTGCTGGCGCATTCGCCTGACTATGTAGATGCGATTTGCAGCGGCTCAGCCTCACCTGATGTTATTCGTCGCATTGGATTTCCTTGGAGTGAAGGGTTAGTTCTGCGTTCACTTGCCACAGTTGGTGGGGCACTTGCTGCAGCCGAGGCTGCGCTGCAAGATGGCGTCTCTGGCAACCTCGCAGGTGGGACGCATCATGCCTTGCGCAATTCTGGTGAAGGCTATTGCGTCTTTAATGATCTTGCTGTAGTTGCGCTGTGGCTCTTGGGGCGGAAACAGGTGCGTCGTGTTGCCATCATTGATTTGGATGTGCATCAAGGTAATGGCAATTCTGAGATTTTAGGCGGACATGAAGATGTCTTTATTTTCAGCATGCATGGAGCAAAGAATTATCCTTTCCGCAAAGTGCCCTCCACGCTTGATGTTGCGCTGCCTGACCACACCAGCGATGCCGAGTTTCTTGACGCACTGGCTTTGCACTTGCCTAAAGTCTTTGACTTTCAGCCCGATATCGTGCTCTATCAAGCAGGTGTTGACCCGCTCAAAGAGGACGCCTTGGGACGACTTGCCTTGACGCATCAGGGTTTGATGGAGCGCGACAGAATGGTGCTTACTGCGTGCAAACGTCTTGGTATTCCCGTCTCGCTTGCTTTAGGCGGCGGATATGCTAAGCCGATTGAACTGACCGTTGAGGCGCATGTCGGCACATACAAAGTTGTACGCGAGATATTCTAA
- a CDS encoding phosphopyruvate hydratase, translating into MPLIQKITARQILDSRGNPTIEVDVYTETAFGRAAVPSGASTGEHEAVELRDGDKKKYLGKGVLKAVKNVNTVINDALAGMIITEQTAIDRKLIELDGTENKSKLGANAILGVSLACAKAGADFAGLPLYRYIGGTLARTLPVPMMNVLNGGAHADNNVDFQEFMIVPLGFTSFSEALQCGAEIFHALKALLKSKGYSTAVGDEGGFAPNLKSNEEAIELVIEAIGKAGYKAGEAAPTATKSKKASSAPAAAGNVMIALDPASSEFYDPNKKKYVFKKSTKQELSSEKMVEYWANWVKTYPIISLEDGMAENDWDGWSMISKQLGDRVQLVGDDLFVTNTKILARGIEMGVANSILIKVNQIGTLTETLEAVDMATRNGYTCIISHRSGETEDATIAQLAVATNAGQIKTGSMSRTDRIAKYNELLRIEEQLGSEARFLGRAAFRIAAKD; encoded by the coding sequence ATGCCACTCATCCAAAAAATCACTGCCCGACAAATTCTGGATTCACGCGGCAATCCAACAATTGAAGTCGATGTCTATACTGAAACCGCGTTTGGACGTGCCGCTGTGCCAAGTGGTGCAAGCACTGGCGAACATGAAGCCGTTGAACTGCGCGATGGTGATAAGAAAAAATATCTCGGCAAAGGCGTGCTCAAAGCCGTGAAGAATGTCAATACGGTTATCAACGATGCTCTTGCAGGTATGATTATCACAGAGCAAACGGCGATCGACCGTAAACTCATTGAGCTCGATGGCACAGAAAATAAATCCAAACTTGGCGCAAATGCGATTTTGGGCGTCTCGCTGGCTTGTGCGAAAGCAGGTGCAGATTTTGCGGGTTTGCCGCTCTATCGCTACATCGGGGGCACTCTTGCAAGAACACTCCCTGTACCGATGATGAATGTGCTCAACGGCGGCGCGCATGCCGATAACAACGTCGATTTTCAAGAGTTCATGATTGTGCCGCTCGGCTTTACTTCATTTAGTGAAGCCCTGCAATGCGGCGCAGAAATTTTCCACGCGCTGAAAGCCTTGCTCAAATCAAAAGGATACAGTACAGCGGTCGGTGATGAAGGTGGCTTTGCACCAAATCTTAAATCCAATGAAGAAGCCATAGAGCTGGTCATTGAAGCGATTGGTAAAGCAGGCTACAAAGCAGGTGAAGCTGCCCCAACAGCTACAAAGTCAAAGAAAGCAAGCAGCGCACCTGCAGCTGCAGGCAATGTCATGATTGCTCTCGATCCAGCCAGCTCCGAGTTCTATGACCCGAACAAGAAAAAGTATGTCTTCAAAAAATCAACCAAGCAAGAACTCTCGTCTGAGAAAATGGTGGAGTACTGGGCAAACTGGGTCAAGACCTATCCGATTATTTCGCTGGAAGATGGTATGGCAGAAAATGATTGGGATGGTTGGTCGATGATTAGCAAGCAGCTTGGCGATAGGGTCCAACTCGTAGGTGATGATCTTTTCGTGACGAACACAAAAATACTTGCGCGCGGCATCGAGATGGGTGTTGCAAATTCTATTCTTATTAAGGTCAATCAAATTGGCACGCTGACCGAGACACTGGAAGCTGTCGATATGGCAACGCGCAATGGCTACACCTGCATAATTTCACATCGCAGCGGTGAGACTGAAGACGCCACGATTGCACAACTTGCAGTGGCAACCAACGCGGGACAAATCAAAACGGGCAGTATGTCGCGCACTGACCGCATTGCAAAGTACAACGAACTGCTGCGTATCGAGGAGCAACTCGGCAGTGAAGCGCGCTTCTTAGGCAGAGCCGCATTTCGCATCGCAGCAAAAGATTAA
- a CDS encoding sugar kinase translates to MEHFAIGVDLGGTAIKVASVSVSGNILLEHKLPTEAAKGPETVIENILAGICTVLNETLKMHARDLLSGVGIGVPGVVSLDGGTISYPPNLPGWTVVRLGDILRTELERRKKLMLPIFVENDANVAALGESTFGAGRQFSDFVMITLGTGVGGGIIINNKIYRGVTGAAGELGHMTIDYRSERIHAGIRGSLEGLIGQQRIVDYAKSLMADAPSKILHELCDGDLSRLDARLLSEAAQRGDSIALETWRFVGEALGAGLGTIVSVLDIRKFVVGGGVSGAGDFILKPAREALYRYTLKSMHEGLEILQAKLGNRAGVMGAAALCF, encoded by the coding sequence ATGGAGCACTTCGCAATCGGCGTGGATTTAGGAGGCACGGCAATTAAAGTGGCCTCCGTCTCTGTTAGTGGTAACATTCTTCTTGAACACAAACTCCCGACTGAAGCCGCAAAAGGTCCAGAGACTGTGATTGAGAATATACTTGCGGGAATTTGCACAGTGCTTAATGAGACACTCAAAATGCACGCACGGGATTTGCTGTCAGGTGTCGGTATAGGTGTACCGGGCGTGGTGAGTTTAGACGGTGGCACAATTAGTTATCCGCCGAACTTGCCTGGTTGGACCGTGGTCAGGCTCGGCGACATTCTGCGCACAGAACTTGAACGACGCAAGAAACTCATGCTACCTATTTTTGTTGAAAATGATGCAAATGTCGCCGCGCTTGGCGAATCAACGTTCGGTGCGGGACGCCAGTTTAGCGACTTTGTGATGATTACGTTAGGTACAGGCGTGGGCGGTGGCATTATTATCAACAACAAAATTTATCGCGGTGTTACAGGAGCCGCTGGCGAGCTAGGACACATGACGATTGACTACCGTAGTGAGCGCATACATGCTGGAATTCGTGGCTCACTGGAAGGACTCATTGGTCAGCAGCGCATTGTCGACTATGCCAAATCTTTGATGGCAGATGCACCATCCAAGATTCTCCATGAACTATGCGATGGGGATTTATCTCGCTTAGATGCCAGATTGCTCAGCGAGGCTGCACAGCGTGGCGATAGCATTGCCCTCGAGACATGGCGCTTTGTAGGCGAGGCCCTCGGCGCCGGATTAGGCACAATTGTCTCCGTGCTGGACATTCGCAAGTTTGTCGTTGGCGGAGGAGTCTCTGGTGCAGGTGACTTCATTCTCAAGCCTGCGCGTGAAGCACTTTATCGCTATACGCTCAAATCAATGCACGAAGGTTTGGAGATCTTGCAAGCAAAACTCGGCAACCGTGCAGGTGTGATGGGCGCGGCAGCACTGTGTTTCTGA
- a CDS encoding N-acyl-L-amino acid amidohydrolase, translating into MRTRTVLIFLLTMLLGSAQYQHAAAQLVTLSSEWIETPSRAERLQRLLAEKVAAIESKVIAWRRDLHQHPELSNREFRTAKVVADHLKSLGLEVQTGVAHTGVVAVLKGALPGKVVALRADMDALPVTEETGLPFASKVKTTYNGQEVGVMHACGHDCHTAILMGVAEILASMKQELRGAVKFIFQPAEEGAPPGEEGGAELMIKQGVLENPKPDAIFGLHVFAGLESGKIAYRPGPTMAAVDNLEITIKGRQTHGAKPWAGVDPIVVASQVILGLQTIVSRQVDVTAEPSIITVGSIHGGVRHNIIPDSVHLLGTIRTFNEEMQNDIHARIQNTSEQIAKSAGARARVTIRKLYPVTHNDEALTAKMLPSLERAVGKENVMTMSKITGAEDFSFYQKKIPGFFFFVGVTPKSELKTADANHSPRFFVDESALQSGLKAMLQVALDFLESR; encoded by the coding sequence ATGCGTACACGTACTGTCCTTATCTTTTTGCTGACCATGCTGCTGGGTTCAGCGCAGTATCAACATGCGGCAGCACAACTTGTAACCTTGTCTTCAGAGTGGATTGAGACGCCGTCGCGCGCCGAGCGGTTGCAGCGCCTTCTTGCTGAGAAAGTCGCAGCGATTGAATCAAAGGTGATTGCTTGGCGGCGCGACTTGCATCAGCATCCAGAACTGTCGAACCGCGAATTTCGCACAGCAAAGGTGGTGGCTGACCATCTGAAAAGTTTAGGGTTAGAAGTACAAACCGGTGTGGCACATACTGGCGTGGTGGCAGTGCTGAAAGGCGCCTTGCCGGGCAAAGTGGTCGCGCTGCGTGCCGATATGGACGCGCTACCTGTTACAGAAGAAACCGGATTGCCGTTTGCGTCCAAAGTCAAAACCACATACAATGGTCAAGAAGTCGGTGTGATGCATGCGTGTGGGCATGATTGTCATACCGCAATTCTCATGGGCGTAGCCGAAATTCTTGCTTCAATGAAACAAGAGTTGCGCGGCGCAGTCAAGTTTATCTTTCAGCCTGCTGAAGAAGGTGCCCCACCGGGTGAAGAAGGCGGTGCAGAGTTGATGATTAAGCAAGGCGTGCTTGAAAATCCAAAACCTGATGCCATTTTCGGTTTGCATGTCTTTGCAGGATTAGAATCTGGGAAAATCGCCTATCGACCGGGTCCAACAATGGCAGCGGTCGACAACCTTGAAATCACAATTAAAGGCAGGCAAACACACGGCGCAAAACCCTGGGCAGGCGTTGACCCGATTGTCGTTGCTTCACAAGTTATCTTAGGCTTGCAAACGATTGTGAGTCGTCAAGTCGATGTAACCGCAGAGCCCTCTATCATCACGGTTGGCAGCATTCATGGTGGCGTGCGACACAATATCATTCCCGATAGTGTGCATCTGCTGGGCACGATTCGCACCTTCAACGAAGAGATGCAAAACGATATTCATGCGCGCATTCAAAACACCTCTGAACAGATTGCAAAAAGCGCAGGCGCGCGAGCACGCGTAACCATCAGAAAACTTTACCCTGTAACGCATAACGACGAAGCCTTGACTGCAAAAATGTTGCCCAGCTTAGAGCGTGCCGTTGGCAAAGAAAATGTGATGACCATGAGCAAAATCACGGGTGCAGAAGACTTTTCGTTTTACCAAAAGAAAATACCGGGATTTTTCTTCTTTGTTGGCGTTACGCCTAAGAGTGAACTCAAAACCGCTGATGCCAATCACTCCCCAAGATTTTTTGTCGATGAATCAGCGCTGCAGTCTGGACTTAAAGCAATGTTGCAGGTCGCGCTGGATTTTCTTGAATCACGTTAG
- a CDS encoding F420-dependent NADP oxidoreductase has product MAEQGSSGFFGTRSVEKAAQLVAETQAKAQAGSYQDAAQFGEVIFLGVPWSAAEETVRALAKDLRSKTLIDCTNALAPDFASLVIPHDTSAAELIQSWLPETHVVKAYNTIGAKVLANPLYDGIPATGFYCGNHTEAKEKVATLIRDSGFEPVDCGTLQQARHLETMTLLFLNLAFKQQMGGEIAFKLLKR; this is encoded by the coding sequence CTGGCTGAACAAGGATCATCAGGTTTTTTCGGTACGCGCTCTGTTGAAAAAGCGGCGCAACTTGTTGCAGAAACACAAGCAAAAGCACAAGCAGGGTCGTATCAAGATGCTGCACAATTTGGTGAAGTGATTTTCTTAGGTGTCCCATGGAGCGCCGCAGAAGAAACTGTGCGAGCACTTGCAAAAGACTTGCGCAGCAAAACACTGATTGATTGCACGAATGCCCTTGCACCAGACTTTGCCTCACTTGTTATACCGCACGATACTTCTGCTGCTGAACTCATCCAATCATGGTTACCAGAGACGCATGTGGTCAAAGCCTATAACACAATTGGGGCGAAAGTCCTCGCTAATCCGCTCTACGACGGCATTCCGGCAACAGGCTTTTACTGCGGCAATCACACAGAAGCAAAAGAAAAAGTTGCTACACTGATTCGCGATAGTGGTTTTGAACCAGTTGATTGCGGGACACTCCAACAAGCGCGACACTTGGAGACCATGACACTGCTCTTTCTAAACCTTGCCTTCAAACAACAGATGGGCGGAGAAATTGCATTCAAATTGCTCAAACGCTAA
- a CDS encoding GGDEF domain-containing protein produces the protein MRTLEEKWAAIVFDIVDYAFQPIINVHTGAVFGFEALLRNYELVGFETAQEFFDAAYREGVLFKVELFLREKAIQKFIATGAYEKSKLFFNVDSRIIDMPDYQQGYTAKILARYGLTPHSISFEITERHRFSNLTRALQLLKVTHAQSYKITIDDFGVGYSGMQLLYSIEPDFIKIDRFFISDITKDSKKRFFVTNIVNMAHLLGILTVAEGIETEQEFYVCRDLGCDFVQGYLFQAPTTDVSQLKLKYDYVEQLSRADRRKTSNDQQLIYSKVEFIPQLSSDASVEEVFNYFLENKNSSFCPVTTPRNEPLGIVRERDLKSFAYSPYGRELLKSSGKTLKDFLVRCPIVDINTKAEQMIEIFSRENDDSEGIILVEDMQYIGFLSARSLLSIINEKNLIIARDQNPLTKLPGNTLIHTYVSEGLAAGVDHYSLIYYDFDNFKPYNDKYGFRRGDKAILLFADILKRHFDRDDHAMIGHIGGDDFFLGFKNVEFEDAYRAAREVIVEFTESVKALYDEKDRLNGYLTAKDRDGNLRQFPLLTVSAAMLEIVGEKSFCSMEEVSMILAELKKMSKSNNEKITPATVLRRTTITTISEAVEAPLPQMNA, from the coding sequence ATGAGAACACTCGAAGAGAAATGGGCAGCAATTGTCTTCGACATCGTTGATTACGCCTTTCAGCCCATCATCAATGTGCATACAGGAGCAGTGTTTGGCTTTGAGGCGTTGTTACGCAACTATGAGTTAGTTGGATTTGAGACAGCTCAAGAATTTTTCGATGCTGCCTACCGCGAAGGTGTGCTCTTCAAGGTTGAGCTTTTCCTAAGAGAAAAAGCAATTCAAAAATTTATTGCAACCGGCGCATATGAGAAAAGTAAACTGTTCTTTAATGTCGATAGCCGCATCATAGATATGCCCGACTACCAGCAAGGGTACACTGCAAAGATTCTTGCTCGCTACGGTCTGACACCGCACAGTATTTCATTTGAGATTACGGAGCGTCATCGATTCAGCAACCTTACGCGAGCCTTGCAACTCTTGAAAGTTACACATGCACAGTCTTACAAAATTACTATTGATGATTTTGGTGTCGGTTATTCTGGTATGCAGCTACTCTACAGCATTGAGCCTGATTTCATCAAAATCGACCGTTTTTTTATTTCCGACATCACTAAAGATTCCAAGAAGCGATTTTTTGTAACCAATATTGTCAATATGGCGCATTTGTTGGGCATCTTGACTGTTGCAGAAGGCATTGAAACTGAACAAGAGTTCTATGTCTGCCGCGACCTCGGCTGCGATTTCGTCCAAGGCTACCTCTTTCAGGCGCCTACCACCGATGTCTCACAATTGAAGTTGAAATACGATTATGTCGAGCAGCTCTCGCGTGCTGACCGACGTAAAACCTCAAACGATCAACAACTTATTTACAGCAAAGTTGAGTTCATTCCGCAGCTTTCGAGCGATGCTAGCGTAGAAGAAGTGTTTAATTACTTTCTCGAAAACAAAAATAGCAGTTTCTGTCCTGTAACCACACCTCGCAATGAGCCTCTGGGTATTGTGCGTGAGCGCGACCTCAAATCCTTTGCCTATTCGCCCTACGGTCGTGAGCTATTGAAGTCCAGCGGCAAAACACTCAAAGATTTTCTTGTGCGGTGCCCTATCGTCGACATCAATACCAAAGCTGAACAAATGATTGAGATTTTCTCAAGAGAAAACGACGATAGTGAAGGGATTATCCTCGTAGAGGACATGCAGTACATAGGCTTTCTTAGTGCAAGGTCGCTTCTGAGCATCATCAACGAAAAAAATCTCATTATTGCACGCGATCAAAACCCGCTTACCAAATTACCCGGCAATACACTTATCCACACCTATGTCTCGGAAGGTCTTGCTGCAGGTGTCGACCACTATTCGCTCATTTACTACGATTTTGACAATTTCAAACCCTATAACGACAAATACGGATTTCGCCGCGGTGATAAAGCGATTTTGCTTTTTGCAGACATTCTCAAACGACACTTCGATAGAGATGATCACGCCATGATTGGGCACATCGGCGGTGATGACTTTTTCCTCGGCTTCAAAAATGTGGAGTTTGAAGATGCCTACCGAGCTGCGCGTGAAGTCATCGTGGAATTTACAGAAAGTGTCAAAGCACTTTATGATGAAAAAGATCGCCTTAATGGCTACCTGACAGCCAAAGATCGCGACGGAAATCTTAGACAATTTCCACTCCTCACGGTCAGTGCTGCTATGCTGGAAATCGTTGGTGAAAAAAGTTTCTGCTCTATGGAAGAAGTTAGCATGATACTGGCAGAGCTGAAGAAAATGTCGAAATCAAACAATGAAAAAATCACGCCTGCAACTGTACTGCGGCGCACCACTATCACGACCATCAGCGAAGCTGTGGAAGCACCGCTTCCACAGATGAATGCTTAA
- the lpxK gene encoding tetraacyldisaccharide 4'-kinase produces the protein MVMAVRNALFDWGTLNVSASRIPVVAVGNLTVGGAGKTPMVDWIVKFYQREGKRVAIISRGYKRKSKGVVLVCDGEFVRVSAAEAGDEPLMLARRNPQAIVVVAEQRIAGARFIEQHFAHHLPDVIILDDAFQHRQMQRSLNILVMHAEQNVFSEALLPLGRLRESVQGIARADLIVLSKVTKYLELMPLCKALAPFQKPVVQTSVRIVGLRSFFSAELVPLGTQPFLYTWAFAFSGIGDPKNFMETLQCAGLIVEHAKHFPDHHDYTAEDIDFILSEVVRHGTNIIVTTEKDYYRLKAKEELFNALRNAPCFYLEIEFDIMAGKEELESALRRALNGAD, from the coding sequence ATGGTCATGGCGGTGCGCAATGCACTTTTTGATTGGGGCACTCTGAACGTTTCGGCATCGCGCATCCCAGTTGTGGCAGTAGGTAATCTAACGGTGGGCGGGGCTGGCAAGACGCCAATGGTGGATTGGATTGTAAAGTTCTATCAGCGAGAGGGTAAGCGTGTAGCGATTATTTCGCGGGGCTACAAGCGCAAGAGCAAAGGCGTCGTGCTAGTGTGCGATGGTGAATTCGTGCGTGTCAGTGCCGCTGAAGCTGGCGATGAGCCGCTGATGCTGGCGCGGCGTAATCCGCAAGCCATTGTGGTCGTGGCTGAACAACGCATCGCTGGAGCACGATTCATTGAACAGCATTTTGCACATCACTTGCCCGACGTGATTATCCTCGACGACGCATTTCAGCATCGACAGATGCAGCGCAGCCTGAACATCTTGGTCATGCACGCTGAGCAAAATGTGTTTTCGGAGGCGCTTTTGCCGCTGGGGCGATTGCGTGAGTCCGTTCAAGGTATTGCGCGTGCTGATTTGATTGTGCTCTCCAAAGTAACTAAGTATCTTGAGCTTATGCCACTGTGCAAGGCACTGGCGCCTTTTCAAAAGCCTGTAGTGCAAACGAGTGTGCGCATTGTAGGGCTGCGCAGTTTCTTTTCCGCTGAACTTGTGCCACTGGGCACACAACCTTTTCTCTACACCTGGGCATTTGCATTTTCAGGCATTGGCGACCCCAAAAACTTTATGGAGACACTTCAGTGCGCAGGGCTAATTGTTGAGCATGCCAAACATTTCCCTGACCATCACGATTACACAGCCGAAGACATTGATTTCATTTTGAGTGAGGTGGTTCGCCACGGTACGAATATAATTGTAACCACAGAAAAAGATTACTATCGACTCAAAGCTAAAGAGGAACTCTTTAACGCGCTGCGCAATGCACCCTGTTTTTACCTTGAAATTGAATTTGACATTATGGCAGGCAAAGAAGAGTTAGAGTCAGCCTTGCGTCGAGCACTTAACGGTGCTGATTGA
- a CDS encoding diaminopimelate epimerase, with product MKIDFTKMSGAGNDFIVIDNRSGAIALSESDIRRLCARRTGIGADGLMLMEHSAQHDFAMRYFNADGKPSSMCGNGGRCITRFAYLSGIEKTHFSFEANGETYFSEILDSGRVKLKMQPPKAFRDAFEVEGVKSFFIDTGSPHAVVYANDVASLNVLELGRRIRHNREHFPAGTNVNFVELLSENRLRIRTFERGVEDETLACGTGCVAAAVVSYKLGKVHTHHILLTVQSGETIEVELDDALQNVYLIGSADVVFTGTVWV from the coding sequence ATGAAAATAGACTTCACCAAAATGTCAGGCGCTGGTAACGACTTTATTGTCATTGACAACCGCAGCGGCGCCATCGCACTCTCAGAATCTGACATTCGTCGCTTATGCGCCCGCCGCACTGGTATTGGCGCTGACGGGCTGATGCTGATGGAACACTCCGCGCAGCACGATTTTGCTATGCGCTATTTCAATGCCGATGGCAAACCGAGCTCAATGTGCGGCAACGGCGGTCGGTGCATCACGCGTTTTGCTTACCTTTCTGGTATAGAAAAAACACACTTTTCTTTTGAAGCAAACGGTGAAACCTACTTCTCTGAAATTTTGGATTCAGGGCGCGTCAAACTCAAAATGCAACCGCCTAAAGCCTTTCGCGATGCTTTTGAAGTAGAAGGCGTCAAAAGTTTTTTTATCGACACAGGCTCACCGCACGCTGTGGTTTATGCCAATGATGTGGCATCGCTTAATGTGCTCGAACTAGGTCGAAGAATTCGGCACAATCGTGAGCATTTTCCTGCGGGCACGAATGTCAATTTCGTTGAGCTGCTCTCAGAAAACCGCTTGCGCATTCGCACCTTCGAGCGCGGCGTAGAAGATGAAACGCTAGCGTGCGGCACTGGCTGTGTTGCTGCAGCGGTCGTGAGCTACAAACTTGGTAAAGTGCACACGCACCACATCTTGCTCACCGTGCAAAGCGGTGAAACCATTGAGGTTGAACTCGATGACGCACTCCAAAATGTTTATCTCATCGGCTCAGCAGATGTTGTCTTTACTGGAACAGTATGGGTATAA